In the genome of Deltaproteobacteria bacterium, the window TGAACAAAGAAAAAGAGACCCTGATCATCCGAATCGCCGAGATTGTCATTGCCGAGTTGAAATTGCAGGACATCACGCCGGACATCTTTGATCCGGATCTTGATCTGGTGGACGAGCTGGGGGTGGACAGTATGGACCTCGCGACAGTGGTGCTCGTGCTGCAGGATGAATACGGCATTACGATTGATGAGGATGATTATCCAAAACTGAGGAATGTTCGTCTGATAGCGGATTATATTGAACAAAGACTACGGTCCCAACGATAAGAGCTGACAGCGAATTCATGAACAACACGGGAAACATAGCCGCGGCAACAGCGGATATCGGCAACAGGAAGTGGAAATTTGCCGAGCTTTTAGCAGAACCGGACATTGCGTTGCGCTGGGAGAAGGTCAGAAAGTATTTTTTTCTGCGGGAGTCGACCTATGACATGACCAATCGCTGCAACATGCGCTGTGACGGCTGTTATTATTATGAAGGAGAAAAACAGTTCGCTCCGGAGAACTGTGACCCGGAGGCGTGGCGCAGACTCATGCGGGAGGAACGGTCCCGTGGTATAACCTATGTGGTGCTCGCGGGTGCTGAACCATCCCTTGTTCCAGAATTGCTTGAAGTTTGTTACCAGGAAATTCCTCTGGGCTGCATTGCCACCAACGGCCTCATTCGAATTCCTGAAAGTGTGGATTATCGGATACACATTTCCGTCTGGGGG includes:
- a CDS encoding phosphopantetheine-binding protein, giving the protein MNKEKETLIIRIAEIVIAELKLQDITPDIFDPDLDLVDELGVDSMDLATVVLVLQDEYGITIDEDDYPKLRNVRLIADYIEQRLRSQR